In the Carassius gibelio isolate Cgi1373 ecotype wild population from Czech Republic chromosome B24, carGib1.2-hapl.c, whole genome shotgun sequence genome, one interval contains:
- the LOC128012863 gene encoding olfactory receptor 146-like produces MDNLTFINSILLMEGLTVIPQSSYPVFILLLLSYVFIMVSNIGLIILISTEKNLHHPMHFLFCNLPLNDMMGTTVILPRIMHDIIRETSERYMTYAECVVQAYFVHVCAVACHYVLMIMAFDRYVAICNPLRYTAIMTNKMVVKLSASAWGLSLFMVSILLGLTIRLSRCRSKIENPFCDNASLFKLSCENVVVNNIFGIFYTVIVFTFSLGSVFITYGKIASVCITSKNKSLNSKAIKTCSTHIAVYLIMLVSSASFIFLHRFPEYSESRKLASMFNIVPPGLNPLVYGLQTKEIRQKLVNIWCRKKVNP; encoded by the coding sequence ATGGACAACCTGACTTTCATAAACAGCATTCTTCTCATGGAGGGACTTACAGTTATACCTCAATCTTCCTATCCTGTTTTCATCCTGCTTCTGCTGTCTTATGTCTTTATTATGGTTTCCAACATTGGACTCATAATTCTGATCTCAACAGAGAAGAACCTACATCATCCTATGCACTTTCTGTTCTGTAACTTACCACTGAATGATATGATGGGGACCACTGTCATTTTACCACGCATAATGCATGACATTATCAGAGAAACTTCAGAACGATATATGACATATGCAGAGTGTGTTGTTCAAGCTTATTTTGTACATGTTTGTGCAGTAGCATGCCATTATGTGCTGATGATCATGGCCTTTGACAGATATGTGGCTATATGTAATCCTCTGCGATACACAGCTATAATGACCAATAAAATGGTGGTTAAACTATCAGCATCAGCCTGGGGGCTGTCATTATTCATGGTTTCAATTTTGTTAGGTCTCACTATACGCCTCTCTCGCTGCAGATCCAAAATTGAAAACCCTTTCTGCGACAATGCCTCACTGTTTAAACTGTCCTGTGAAAATGTGGTTGTTAATAATATCTTCGGAATATTTTATACTGTGATTGTTTTTACCTTTTCACTTGGGTCTGTATTTATAACATATGGCAAGATTGCTTCTGTATGCATAACCAGCAAAAACAAATCACTGAACAGTAAAGCCATAAAAACGTGTAGCACTCACATAGCTGTTTATTTAATCATGCTTGTTTCTAGTGctagttttatttttcttcatcgtTTTCCTGAATACTCTGAAAGCAGGAAACTAGCTAGTATGTTCAATATTGTACCACCAGGACTAAATCCTTTAGTATATGGTTTACAAACCAAAGAAATAAGACAGAAATTAGTAAATATTTGGTGTAGAAAAAAAGTGAATCcttaa